In the Rhinoderma darwinii isolate aRhiDar2 chromosome 13, aRhiDar2.hap1, whole genome shotgun sequence genome, one interval contains:
- the LOC142666254 gene encoding E3 ubiquitin/ISG15 ligase TRIM25-like, whose translation MASANLRDELSCSICLNIYKDPVTLKCGHNFCMDCITCVLDTQEGSGVYDCPQCRAQFKKRSALKKNITLCNIVESLHTTQSDEDETGICCTYCIHSHVPAAKCCLLCEAFLCPNHVKVHNKSAEHVLKEPTTVLQKRKCLLHTKVLEYYCMDDVTCICVYCSAGEHRGHHVMKLEEAAEIKKEELRRVLHKLNVKRKETENRIWKLQELRREEQKKAADKMERVAALIRDIKRQLEDLENRVMDVISSQEEQVSLSVFERIQELEIKKDELSSNIHEIEDLCWMTDPVFVLEESDINDFCNGEAGDDQDSEGSVIDVGDPDEGLISEMLNRELSIITCMIKRIDVQEATEILLDVNSAANTIHVSGDLKTATWSEIMQNRPISPGRFGGYKVLSTVSFTSGQLWDVEASKSGGWVIGVCYPSIDRTGEKSYIGNNKKSWGLRCRYNSHQYSVIHDKKEITLPENVSCDKVRICFNYESGQVSFYELCDPKRHIYTFYTTFTEPLHAVFDVFKGFIKILK comes from the coding sequence ATGGCGTCTGCTAATCTGAGGGATGAGCTGAGCTGCTCCATTTGTCTCAACATTTATAAAGATCCTGTGACACTTAAGTGTGGACACAACTTCTGTATGGACTGTATTACCTGCGTGCTGGACACCCAAGAAGGATCTGGAGTGTATGACTGCCCTCAATGCAGAGCACAGTTCAAGAAACGTTCTGCATTGAAGAAGAATATAACTCTATGCAACATTGTGGAGAGTCTTCATACTACTCAATCAGATGAAGACGAGACTGGGATCTGCTGTACTTACTGTATCCATTCACATGTACCAGCAGCTAAATGCTGTCTACTTTGTGAAGCTTTCCTTTGCCCCAACCATGTGAAAGTCCACAACAAGTCAGCAGAACATGTCTTGAAGGAACCCACCACAGTCCTTCAGAAAAGAAAGTGTCTTCTGCATACGAAGGTCCTTGAGTATTACTGTATGGACGATGTAACCTGTATCTGTGTTTACTGCTCAGCTGGAGAACATCGGGGACATCATGTGATGAAGCTGGAAGAAGCTGCTGAGATAAAAAAGGAGGAACTTAGACGTGTCCTTCATAAACTGAACGTGAAGAGAAAAGAGACAGAGAATAGAATCTGGAAGCTACAGGAGCTCAGGAGAGAAGAACAGAAGAAAGCTGCTGATAAAATGGAGAGAGTTGCTGCCTTGATCCGAGACATCAAGAGACAACTGGAAGACCTAGAGAATAGAGTTATGGATGTGATCTCTAGCCAGGAAGAGCAGGTGTCACTCTCAGTCTTTGAACGGATACAAGAGCTGGAAATAAAGAAGGATGAGCTGTCTAGCAATATACATGAAATCGAGGATCTCTGTTGGATGACTGATCCAGTATTTGTCCTGGAGGAATCCGATATCAATGACTTTTGTAATGGTGAGGCGGGAGATGATCAGGACAGTGAGGGATCTGTGATTGATGTGGGTGATCCGGATGAGGGTCTGATCTCAGAAATGTTAAACAGAGAGTTATCTATTATAACGTGTATGATTAAAAGAATCGATGTGCAGGAAGCTACAGAGATATTACTAGATGTCAACTCTGCTGCTAATACCATACATGTATCAGGTGACCTAAAAACGGCAACATGGTCAGAAATAATGCAGAATCGGCCAATATCgcctggaagatttggaggatatAAGGTTCTAAGCACAGTGAGTTTTACCTCAGGACAACTTTGGGATGTGGAGGCCAGTAAATCGGGAGGGTGGGTGATAGGAGTGTGTTATCCTAGTATAGACAGGACAGGAGAGAAGTCATACATTGGAAATAATAAGAAGTCCTGGGGTTTGCGCTGTCGATATAATAGTCATCAATATTCAGTGATACATGACAAGAAGGAAATCACATTACCTGAAAATGTGTCCTGTGATAAAGTCAGAATATGTTTCAATTATGAGTCTGGACAGGTTTCCTTTTACGAGCTGTGTGACCCAAAAAGACACATATACACCTTCTATACAACTTTCACTGAACCCCTTCATGCTGTATTTGATGTATTTAAGGGTTTCATAAAGATACTTAAATGA
- the LOC142666780 gene encoding parathyroid hormone/parathyroid hormone-related peptide receptor-like — protein MEAIAKLVTLSVVFFSTTWAAVDTDDVITRDEQIFLLSQAMRRCPTETVAHKTKWKQEPSNGSVCPPQWDGIICWPQGSHNQLVSVPCPEYIYDFNHQGFAHRRCGSLGMWLQVPGANRTWANYSECVTLVSPGERIQEKEVFERLWLIYTVGYSVSLATLLIALCILCYFKRLHCTRNYIHIHLFTSFICRAGSIFLKDAVLYSREDEGILEDEPGEIGTSRETEFHWVGCKVAVTVFLYFLASNHYWILVEGLYLHSLIFMAYLSDRSYFWALTIIGWGLPAVFVSVWASVRVSLADTQCWDLSAGHMKWIYQTPILAGTLVNFVLFLNIVRVLASKLWETNTGKLDPRQQYGKLLKSTLVLMPLFGVHYVIFMATPYTEVTGLLWQIQMHYEMFFNSSQGFFVAILYCFCNGEVQAEVRKFWLRRSLSLDLKQKSRVTSTGGSCHYGGVLSHTTNSVCLSMAARGKQLPAPVQSTSYLPGYFSSISPSDNYAIHGSTEQTCGLS, from the exons ATGGAGGCAATAGCGAAACTTGTGACTCTATCAGTTGTCTTCTTCTCCACCACCTGGGCAGCG GTGGATACTGATGATGTAATTACCAGAGATGAACAGATATTTCTGCTGTCACAAGCCATGCGTCGCTGTCCGACCGAGACTGTGGCTCACAAGACCAAATGGAAGCAAGAACCTTCGAATG GATCCGTTTGCCCTCCACAGTGGGATGGGATAATATGTTGGCCACAGGGATCACACAACCAGTTGGTATCGGTTCCCTGCCCAGAATACATCTATGACTTCAATCACCAAG GATTTGCCCATCGAAGATGTGGATCATTGGGCATGTGGCTTCAGGTGCCAGGCGCCAACAGGACCTGGGCCAATTACAGCGAGTGTGTCACCTTGGTCAGCCCAGGGGAAAGGATCCAAGAGAAG GAGGTGTTTGAACGTCTGTGGCTGATTTACACTGTAGGGTATTCGGTTTCTTTGGCGACGCTCCTTATTGCCCTCTGCATCCTATGTTACTTCAA GCGGCTGCACTGTACCCGAAATTACATCCATATTCACCTCTTCACTTCCTTCATATGCCGGGCCGGAAGTATATTTCTTAAAGACGCGGTATTGTATTCAAGAGAGGATGAAGGGATACTAGAGGATGAACCAGGAGAGATTGGGACTTCAAGGGAAACAGAGTTCCACTGG GTTGGATGTAAAGTGGCCGTCACCGTGTTCCTATATTTCCTGGCTTCTAATCACTACTGGATCCTGGTAGAAGGTCTCTACCTGCACAGTCTCATCTTCATGGCATACCTGTCTGATCGTAGCTACTTCTGGGCACTGACCATCATTGGTTGGG GACTCCCAGCCGTGTTTGTGTCTGTGTGGGCGAGTGTCCGGGTGTCTCTAGCAGATACGCA GTGCTGGGACCTCAGTGCTGGGCATATGAAGTGGATATATCAAACTCCGATTCTGGCAGGCACATTG GTCAATTTCGTCTTGTTTCTGAACATTGTCAGAGTTCTGGCCTCTAAACTGTGGGAAACCAACACAGGAAAGTTAGACCCCCGACAGCAATATGG GAAACTCCTCAAGTCAACATTGGTCCTGATGCCACTCTTTGGGGTGCATTATGTCATTTTCATGGCAACGCCTTACACAGAGGTGACCGGGCTGCTGTGGCAGATACAGATGCATTATGAGATGTTTTTTAACTCCTCTCAG GGATTCTTTGTGGCAATTCTCTACTGTTTCTGCAATGGAGAG GTGCAGGCTGAAGTGCGGAAGTTCTGGCTCCGTCGGAGCTTATCTCTGGACCTCAAGCAGAAATCTCGCGTGACCAGTACCGGAGGCAGCTGTCACTATGGAGGGGTCTTGTCCCATACCACAAACAGCGTCTGTCTAAGTATGGCAGCCAGAGGAAAGCAGCTGCCGGCACCTGTGCAGTCTACCTCCTACTTGCCGGGATATTTCTCAAGTATATCACCCTCCGACAACTATGCAATTCACGGGAGCACTGAACAGACTTGTGGACTCTCATAG